Proteins from a single region of Candidatus Dependentiae bacterium:
- a CDS encoding dual specificity protein phosphatase family protein produces MFLLLVLSLAAVTSLKEAGTELERKTHRAVHRAYYSGEKLPNFSWIHKDEVCALGGMAAPRTKKDVQELERMNIGLVFDLRLTHQDPEKYYIGSSVKRISYPIADHTIPSFKMIEDFLAHTQKSFDQKKKVVVHCRMGKGRTGTFLAAWLIANKGMTAQQAIDAVRAQRPGSIEPPHQEYFLDAFWQYKKAQQTIEELKKENTELKKRVKSVRDEAANSSSERDNQEEIVTP; encoded by the coding sequence ATGTTTTTACTCTTAGTATTAAGCCTTGCTGCAGTCACAAGCCTCAAAGAAGCTGGAACTGAGCTTGAAAGAAAAACACATCGAGCAGTACATCGAGCTTATTACTCAGGTGAAAAACTTCCAAATTTTTCATGGATTCACAAAGATGAAGTCTGTGCACTTGGCGGTATGGCAGCACCTCGTACCAAAAAAGATGTACAAGAGCTTGAAAGAATGAATATCGGCCTTGTTTTTGATCTTCGTCTTACTCACCAAGATCCTGAAAAATATTATATCGGCTCTTCAGTTAAACGGATTAGCTACCCAATAGCAGATCACACAATTCCATCATTCAAAATGATTGAAGATTTTTTGGCACACACCCAAAAATCTTTTGATCAAAAAAAGAAAGTTGTTGTTCACTGTAGAATGGGCAAGGGCCGTACGGGAACTTTTCTTGCTGCATGGCTAATTGCCAATAAAGGGATGACCGCTCAGCAAGCAATTGATGCGGTACGCGCACAACGCCCAGGATCAATTGAACCGCCCCATCAAGAATATTTTTTGGATGCTTTTTGGCAATACAAAAAGGCGCAACAAACAATTGAAGAACTTAAAAAAGAAAATACTGAACTTAAAAAACGGGTTAAATCTGTTCGCGATGAAGCTGCAAATTCTTCTTCAGAAAGAGATAACCAAGAAGAAATAGTAACCCCTTAA
- a CDS encoding pyridoxal-phosphate dependent enzyme, translating to MKIFNVTHFSCLLILTMTIFFTSSIGAQRIDATQKMRPRKQINSKLSTPEQKKQIPLYKYFPALCAKLPHVTLTQLPTPIERLSKLEKIIGTKNIFIKRDDLTSLLFGGNKTRKLEFLLGDALNNDARTILTRGFAGSNHAATTALHAQQLGLQSILCFLDQEPTAYLRRNLLLDLHTQSQFRIYNTPAQLDADLVAIGREHIEECGLSPYYIPSGGSNEVGVIGYINAALELKEQITQGLLPEPDLIYVALGSGGTVAGLLVGLKLAGLKSKIVAIRVDAQSEPDYFLKKIITLCTQATEYLTNLDPSFPQVSIAPDDFVINNNFLGDGYAIISEPGAEAVKLLQEQEKIMIDGTYVGKAFAALLHDLATQPIKDKVILFWNTFFSGDLKNITDQVDYHALPDRLHGYFECSLQPLDQGI from the coding sequence ATGAAAATATTTAATGTCACCCATTTTTCTTGTTTATTAATACTTACCATGACCATTTTTTTTACATCCTCTATCGGTGCGCAACGCATAGATGCAACACAAAAAATGCGACCAAGAAAACAGATCAATAGCAAACTTTCAACACCTGAGCAAAAAAAACAAATCCCCCTCTATAAGTACTTTCCAGCGCTGTGCGCAAAATTACCCCATGTAACCCTTACGCAACTGCCAACACCAATAGAACGTTTAAGTAAACTTGAAAAAATTATTGGCACTAAAAATATTTTTATTAAACGTGATGATTTAACAAGCCTATTGTTTGGCGGCAATAAAACTCGTAAACTTGAATTTTTGCTTGGTGATGCTCTCAATAACGATGCTCGTACAATTCTCACACGTGGTTTTGCCGGTTCCAACCACGCAGCGACTACTGCTCTGCATGCACAACAACTTGGACTACAATCAATTTTATGTTTTCTTGATCAAGAACCAACGGCCTATTTGAGGCGTAATCTACTACTCGATTTGCACACGCAATCACAATTCCGTATCTATAACACACCAGCACAACTTGATGCAGATTTGGTAGCAATTGGACGTGAACACATTGAAGAATGCGGTCTATCGCCCTACTACATTCCGAGCGGAGGATCAAACGAAGTAGGCGTCATTGGCTACATCAATGCAGCACTTGAACTCAAAGAGCAAATCACTCAAGGACTCTTGCCTGAACCTGATTTAATATATGTTGCATTGGGCAGCGGAGGCACGGTTGCTGGACTTTTGGTTGGCTTAAAACTTGCAGGACTCAAATCAAAAATTGTTGCAATACGCGTTGATGCGCAAAGCGAACCTGATTATTTTTTGAAAAAAATTATTACTTTGTGTACACAAGCAACTGAATACCTTACAAACCTTGATCCATCATTCCCTCAAGTATCAATCGCTCCTGATGACTTTGTCATCAACAATAATTTTTTGGGAGATGGCTATGCTATCATCTCAGAGCCTGGAGCTGAGGCAGTTAAACTTTTACAAGAACAAGAAAAAATTATGATTGATGGTACTTATGTGGGCAAGGCATTTGCCGCCCTGCTTCACGATCTTGCAACGCAACCAATCAAAGATAAGGTTATTCTTTTTTGGAACACATTTTTTTCTGGTGATCTCAAAAATATTACTGATCAAGTTGATTATCATGCACTTCCTGATAGGCTTCATGGATATTTTGAATGTTCACTTCAGCCACTTGATCAAGGAATATAA
- a CDS encoding deoxyribonuclease IV — translation MTKKILIGAHMSGAGSLHLAFDRGEEVGCTAMQIFTKSNRSWHEKPLTNDQIENFKARWKTSSIESIMVHASYLINIGSSKPDVEQKAVKALIDEVQRCNQLNIPYLVLHPGSHLGAGEEICIKQIAKNLDLVFDKVNGRTMILLETMAGQGTNVGNTFEQLAAIRSACEHKRKIAICLDTCHIFTAGYELTTEDNYKKIMKQFDEIIGLDNLKAIHLNDSKTACGSRVDRHECLGKGQIPLKIFQLIMNDHRLSDIPKILETPDPDLYKQEIDILKKMCS, via the coding sequence ATGACTAAAAAGATTCTTATTGGGGCTCATATGTCTGGCGCAGGATCACTTCATCTTGCCTTTGATCGAGGCGAAGAAGTTGGCTGTACCGCCATGCAAATTTTTACCAAAAGCAATCGCTCGTGGCACGAAAAACCACTGACCAATGATCAAATCGAAAATTTTAAAGCCCGTTGGAAAACATCTTCAATTGAATCGATAATGGTACATGCTTCGTATCTGATCAACATAGGATCAAGCAAACCAGACGTTGAGCAAAAAGCGGTCAAAGCATTAATCGACGAAGTGCAGCGCTGCAACCAACTCAACATTCCTTATTTGGTACTTCACCCAGGCTCACACCTCGGTGCTGGCGAAGAAATTTGTATTAAACAAATAGCCAAAAATCTTGATCTTGTTTTTGATAAAGTTAATGGTAGAACTATGATTTTACTTGAAACCATGGCTGGCCAAGGAACCAACGTTGGCAATACTTTCGAGCAACTAGCAGCAATTCGTAGCGCATGCGAACATAAACGTAAAATCGCTATATGTCTTGATACTTGTCATATTTTTACTGCTGGCTATGAACTTACAACTGAAGATAATTATAAAAAAATTATGAAACAATTTGATGAAATTATTGGCCTAGACAATCTCAAAGCAATTCATTTGAATGATTCAAAAACAGCCTGCGGATCACGCGTTGATCGCCATGAATGCCTTGGCAAGGGACAGATTCCGCTCAAAATTTTTCAGCTCATCATGAATGATCACCGCTTAAGTGACATTCCCAAGATTCTTGAAACTCCAGATCCAGATCTATACAAACAAGAAATAGATATTTTAAAAAAAATGTGTTCATAA
- a CDS encoding ABC transporter substrate-binding protein: MKKLLLGISFMLNLALVGTLLYLGGGLLSKNQQRGLEQQIAGRIAVVQPATHPSMDEITQGFIQTIEKESQNFYNFTVFNANNNVMLMRAQIEEVVQQQFDLVMTIGSKATQLAKEVTQKKKSSIPVVFTAVADPVEQDIIESCENSGNQLTGVIEELRFHEQLDLLLLVKSSVKHVLLVYNPSQVGLIKEAGVIEQILTSKNIMFSKAEVFHPNEVYQKISGLMSEVDVVLVLKDHTAVSALESIVKLCCLHGSTLMASDLDSPARGAALGFGVLERQFGVQGARCALEILESKKMPAQIPCSAAHGYKLRMNAAMIEPQGLHVSDDQIKIFKVIDLI, encoded by the coding sequence ATGAAAAAGCTTTTATTAGGTATCAGCTTTATGCTGAATCTTGCTTTGGTCGGTACATTGCTTTATTTGGGTGGAGGTCTTCTCTCAAAAAATCAGCAACGTGGGTTAGAGCAACAAATTGCGGGGCGTATCGCTGTGGTACAACCAGCAACCCATCCAAGTATGGATGAAATTACACAAGGTTTTATTCAAACCATTGAAAAAGAATCACAAAATTTCTACAACTTTACCGTTTTCAATGCCAATAATAATGTCATGCTTATGCGTGCTCAAATAGAAGAAGTTGTGCAACAACAATTTGATCTGGTTATGACGATTGGTTCAAAGGCAACGCAGCTTGCAAAAGAAGTTACTCAAAAAAAGAAAAGCAGTATCCCCGTGGTATTTACCGCAGTTGCTGACCCGGTAGAACAAGATATTATTGAGTCGTGCGAAAATTCTGGTAACCAATTAACTGGGGTTATCGAAGAACTGCGCTTTCATGAACAACTTGATTTACTGTTATTAGTTAAGTCATCAGTTAAGCATGTTTTATTGGTTTATAATCCTTCTCAAGTTGGCTTAATCAAAGAAGCTGGGGTTATTGAGCAGATTCTTACCTCAAAAAATATTATGTTTTCAAAAGCTGAGGTCTTTCATCCAAATGAAGTGTATCAAAAAATTTCTGGATTAATGTCAGAAGTTGATGTCGTGCTTGTACTTAAAGATCACACAGCAGTTTCTGCACTTGAAAGCATTGTAAAGCTCTGTTGTTTGCATGGTTCAACATTAATGGCAAGCGATTTAGACTCACCGGCTCGCGGTGCAGCTCTTGGTTTTGGTGTCCTTGAGCGGCAGTTTGGTGTACAAGGTGCGCGGTGTGCGCTTGAAATTTTAGAGTCTAAAAAGATGCCAGCTCAGATTCCATGCAGCGCTGCTCACGGTTATAAATTACGGATGAATGCTGCAATGATTGAACCTCAGGGTTTGCATGTCTCTGATGATCAAATTAAAATTTTTAAAGTAATTGATCTCATTTAA
- a CDS encoding undecaprenyl/decaprenyl-phosphate alpha-N-acetylglucosaminyl 1-phosphate transferase, with protein MYAVIQRHLFCFVFALLLVIYIVPLLIQAAYRLKVLDLPDGKIKNHQAPVPYMGGVAVYLAFITPLALAYPFKNHILWLLFGTTLLLFVGLIDDLRVLKPGQKFLGQIIAVLCFLKGGFSLKSIFFSSYENLALSTFWMLSVINAFNLVDVMDGLSSTIALGASVSFLILALIFKIYSASLLLITFCGALIGFLYYNKPPAKIYLGDAGALFVGGFLAAIPMLFPWSSQSWDSYYTPAVILGIPLLEVACLIVIRLRLGIAPYRGSPHHFAIYLQKKGWSKYQVLLFTLVAGVVLTSIAYAFLFGYLHFWGLIFSGILFFITWSWFVFT; from the coding sequence ATGTATGCCGTTATTCAACGACATTTGTTTTGTTTTGTATTTGCGTTACTGCTGGTTATCTACATTGTGCCGCTCTTAATTCAAGCAGCATATAGACTTAAAGTTCTTGATCTTCCTGATGGTAAGATTAAAAATCACCAAGCACCTGTTCCATACATGGGTGGGGTGGCGGTTTATTTAGCTTTTATTACTCCGCTTGCATTGGCTTATCCATTTAAAAATCATATTTTATGGCTTCTTTTTGGAACAACATTATTGTTGTTTGTTGGTTTGATTGATGACTTAAGAGTTTTAAAACCGGGACAAAAATTTTTGGGCCAAATTATAGCAGTACTCTGTTTTTTAAAAGGCGGATTCTCGCTCAAATCAATTTTTTTCTCATCGTATGAAAATTTGGCACTTTCAACATTTTGGATGCTTTCTGTTATTAATGCATTTAATCTTGTTGATGTGATGGATGGACTTTCCTCAACGATAGCGCTGGGTGCATCAGTTTCATTCTTGATACTTGCTCTCATATTCAAAATTTATAGCGCAAGCTTACTTCTGATTACGTTTTGTGGAGCATTGATTGGATTTTTATACTACAATAAGCCTCCTGCAAAAATTTATTTGGGTGATGCGGGAGCTCTTTTCGTTGGTGGATTTTTAGCTGCCATTCCAATGCTTTTTCCATGGAGCTCTCAATCATGGGATTCTTATTACACGCCAGCGGTAATTTTAGGTATTCCATTACTTGAGGTTGCCTGCTTAATTGTCATTCGATTGCGTTTAGGGATTGCGCCCTATCGAGGAAGTCCTCATCATTTTGCTATTTATTTGCAGAAAAAAGGTTGGAGTAAGTATCAGGTTCTTTTATTTACCCTTGTAGCTGGAGTTGTACTCACATCTATAGCTTATGCATTTTTGTTCGGCTATCTCCATTTTTGGGGCCTAATATTTTCTGGAATATTGTTTTTTATTACCTGGAGTTGGTTTGTTTTTACGTAA
- the lpxK gene encoding tetraacyldisaccharide 4'-kinase, protein MRTLQAIIADNVIALWEKTTTSSVLYLSEKVIFFFLRICEIIYRLGFFVTQKAKPIFFRPYHAPCKVVALGNLSVGGTGKSVLTQFLIKNLTGLQCAVVMRGYKSQANLENKSLLVSDGKNIFYGPDNCGDEAFMIASNTSVPLAIGANRVQAFDCLMQSAHHNEQALDIVILDDAYQNQQLVKDFQILLLDARKPFENGHCLPAGRLREKDYTRADVIILTHADRVSSQKIWDIKKNLLKKIISTHIFCGIHKVSRILIDNKEPIHLNDLANKPLLACAGIGSFLGFLQSLDSLKLSYTQIVEFQDHHKYTSKDITNLIHKTVENSCQGIITTQKDWCKIAPLLAQTSQSSLVTWYVVPVEFEFLSTQEYHSFMKVVTKKLS, encoded by the coding sequence GTGCGTACGCTGCAAGCTATTATAGCCGACAACGTTATTGCGTTGTGGGAAAAGACAACAACATCATCGGTTCTTTATTTGTCCGAGAAAGTTATTTTCTTCTTCCTACGTATATGTGAAATTATTTATAGGCTTGGCTTTTTTGTTACTCAGAAGGCCAAGCCTATATTTTTTCGTCCCTATCATGCCCCATGTAAAGTAGTTGCTCTTGGCAACCTTTCGGTTGGTGGAACAGGTAAATCAGTCCTTACTCAATTTTTAATTAAAAACCTTACCGGCTTGCAATGTGCTGTTGTTATGCGCGGTTATAAATCACAAGCAAACCTTGAAAATAAAAGCTTACTCGTCAGTGACGGTAAAAATATTTTTTATGGACCAGATAACTGTGGCGATGAAGCTTTTATGATTGCCAGTAATACTTCAGTGCCGCTTGCCATTGGTGCAAACCGCGTACAAGCTTTTGATTGTTTAATGCAATCTGCTCATCATAACGAACAGGCTCTTGATATCGTTATTTTGGATGATGCCTACCAAAACCAGCAGTTAGTTAAAGATTTTCAAATTTTACTGCTCGACGCCCGTAAGCCTTTTGAAAATGGTCATTGTTTACCAGCAGGGCGTTTGCGTGAAAAAGATTACACTCGTGCAGATGTTATTATTTTAACTCATGCAGACCGAGTATCATCTCAAAAAATTTGGGATATTAAAAAAAATCTTTTAAAAAAAATCATTTCCACACATATTTTTTGTGGCATACATAAAGTATCACGTATTTTAATTGATAATAAAGAACCAATTCATCTTAATGATCTTGCAAATAAGCCGTTGCTTGCGTGCGCTGGCATTGGATCGTTTTTAGGATTTCTCCAAAGTCTTGATTCTCTGAAATTGAGTTATACGCAAATTGTTGAATTTCAAGATCATCACAAGTACACTTCCAAAGATATTACAAATTTAATACATAAAACCGTAGAAAATAGTTGCCAGGGGATTATTACCACACAAAAAGACTGGTGCAAAATAGCACCGCTTTTAGCACAAACTTCACAATCGTCTTTGGTTACATGGTATGTTGTTCCGGTTGAATTTGAATTTTTATCCACACAGGAGTATCATTCTTTTATGAAGGTTGTAACAAAAAAGCTTTCATAA
- a CDS encoding translation initiation factor IF-2: MRVYEIAKELGLHSKDVLALLEKHGISLPSHMSVLSDKALELLKKPIPSQKQAPSPIKKIAVKSEEVKTVSEPLSPVKKNENYNIPPSGVVAPVRESKEAAVLQSNEQLNSTKGAVRLQSTAETRSTTGIKGYRVEDDEQLRYQLENEEVTEEAPLKNEKISLLLQRKGLIIERRPTRKRGRRRRGRMPATVQEAPVVTEITLSKSLPLHEAAVLLGKSAGDIISALLKRGMVCNRNYVLSVDIIESLAQQFGVEIVKQDESPVNQSESLLAKKQSLEHATGEFRWPIAVVMGHVDHGKTTFLDYIRKMKVAASEKGGITQHLGAYEVDSAHGKIIFLDTPGHEAFATIRQRGARVTDIAILIVAADDGVKPQTVEAIRHAQEAGVPIIVALNKIDKAPSQAALDTIKRQLSQHDLLAEDWGGQVVMVPISAKTGQGVDELLQMIVLQSQLMDLRAHAQAPARAYVLESRLEKGYGPVATIICTEGTLHQGDFFVCGDSTGKVRLLINSHGQKVKQAAPSIPVQVVGFDSVASIGEWLKVIPAAEYNKIRSSKSTATKAALENPQQRSFEVITEKVKKEINIVLKTDTRGSQDAMVHSLDKLLSKHKAIKCPINIIQSGIGDVSEGDIDLASNTKSILIALHVKVEKNAMQLARKLEVEVWTHDIIYRVIEDLEKLLLSKREAVISWVKCGEANVKKVFDIKGVGVIAGCYIKEGTFGRNCKVVCMRGGQKVGEGKINSLQRDKKPVKEVHAGFDCGFSADSFQDWVEDDIAICYNEVREKLQ, encoded by the coding sequence ATGCGTGTATACGAAATTGCCAAAGAACTTGGTTTGCACAGTAAAGATGTTTTAGCGCTTCTTGAAAAGCATGGAATTTCGCTTCCGAGCCATATGTCGGTTTTATCCGATAAGGCTCTTGAGCTACTCAAAAAACCTATACCGTCTCAAAAACAAGCCCCATCCCCAATCAAAAAGATAGCTGTAAAGTCTGAAGAGGTAAAAACTGTGTCTGAACCATTGAGTCCTGTTAAAAAAAATGAAAATTACAACATTCCACCTTCTGGAGTTGTAGCACCGGTTAGGGAGAGTAAAGAGGCTGCTGTTCTTCAATCAAACGAACAACTTAACAGTACAAAAGGTGCTGTTCGGTTGCAATCAACAGCAGAAACTCGATCTACAACAGGTATCAAAGGATATCGCGTTGAAGACGACGAGCAGCTTCGCTATCAGTTAGAAAATGAAGAAGTTACCGAAGAAGCTCCGCTTAAAAATGAAAAAATTTCTTTGTTGCTCCAGCGCAAAGGTCTTATTATTGAGCGTCGTCCTACTCGTAAACGAGGTCGTCGACGTCGTGGAAGAATGCCAGCTACTGTACAAGAAGCTCCCGTCGTTACAGAAATAACGCTTTCAAAAAGTTTGCCTCTTCACGAAGCTGCTGTTCTTTTAGGTAAATCTGCAGGCGATATCATTTCTGCGCTTTTAAAGCGAGGCATGGTTTGCAATCGCAATTATGTACTTTCTGTTGATATTATCGAATCACTTGCACAACAGTTTGGTGTAGAAATTGTTAAGCAAGACGAATCTCCTGTTAATCAATCTGAATCTCTGCTTGCAAAAAAACAGTCCTTAGAGCACGCAACGGGTGAATTTCGATGGCCTATTGCTGTTGTGATGGGACACGTTGATCATGGCAAGACAACGTTTCTTGATTATATTCGCAAAATGAAAGTGGCTGCTTCTGAAAAAGGTGGTATTACACAACATTTGGGCGCTTATGAAGTTGATAGTGCTCATGGAAAAATTATATTTCTTGATACTCCTGGTCACGAAGCGTTTGCTACCATTAGGCAGCGTGGCGCGCGCGTCACGGATATAGCAATTTTAATTGTTGCTGCTGATGATGGCGTAAAGCCTCAGACCGTTGAAGCAATTCGTCATGCTCAAGAGGCTGGAGTTCCGATTATTGTTGCACTGAACAAAATTGATAAAGCTCCTTCTCAAGCTGCATTGGATACCATTAAGCGACAATTATCACAACACGATCTTCTTGCCGAAGACTGGGGTGGACAAGTTGTCATGGTGCCAATCTCTGCTAAAACAGGACAAGGTGTTGATGAACTCTTGCAGATGATTGTATTGCAATCTCAACTTATGGACCTTCGTGCTCATGCACAAGCGCCAGCTCGAGCGTATGTTCTTGAATCGCGCTTAGAAAAAGGCTACGGTCCTGTTGCAACAATTATTTGTACTGAAGGCACATTGCATCAAGGCGATTTCTTTGTTTGTGGTGATTCTACGGGAAAAGTGCGTTTGTTAATTAACTCACATGGCCAAAAAGTGAAGCAAGCAGCTCCTTCAATTCCTGTACAAGTTGTAGGTTTTGATAGCGTTGCATCAATTGGCGAATGGTTAAAAGTTATTCCAGCTGCTGAGTACAATAAAATTCGTTCTTCAAAGTCGACAGCAACAAAAGCTGCGCTTGAAAACCCACAGCAACGATCTTTTGAAGTTATTACTGAAAAAGTTAAAAAAGAGATCAATATTGTTTTGAAGACCGACACGCGTGGTTCTCAAGATGCTATGGTTCATTCGCTTGATAAGCTCCTTTCAAAACATAAAGCAATCAAGTGCCCAATTAATATCATTCAGAGCGGCATCGGTGATGTTTCTGAGGGAGATATTGATTTAGCATCAAACACCAAGTCAATTTTAATTGCGTTGCATGTAAAAGTTGAAAAAAACGCCATGCAGCTTGCAAGAAAGCTTGAAGTTGAAGTTTGGACTCATGATATTATTTATCGTGTGATTGAAGATCTTGAAAAACTTCTTCTATCAAAACGAGAAGCGGTTATTTCTTGGGTTAAATGCGGCGAAGCAAACGTTAAAAAAGTCTTTGATATTAAAGGTGTTGGCGTTATCGCTGGTTGTTATATCAAAGAAGGTACCTTCGGTCGTAATTGTAAAGTTGTTTGCATGCGTGGTGGCCAAAAAGTCGGCGAAGGCAAAATTAACAGCTTACAACGAGACAAAAAACCGGTTAAAGAAGTCCATGCGGGATTTGACTGCGGATTTTCAGCCGATTCGTTTCAAGACTGGGTTGAAGATGATATCGCTATTTGTTACAACGAAGTTCGCGAAAAACTACAATAA
- the nusA gene encoding transcription termination factor NusA, translating into MNLADVIEGLVEERGLEREKVVSIVCDGIRTAYEKKFPYIDFVITFNAKSGNIEVFANKEVVSSVYDDDVQVSLRKARTLESNIEAGQFINVPFEEPVGRIEILTAKQVIAGKIRELEQLVIFNAFKDRKDSIISGIVHKRERNGFVVKVGDVMALLPKEGMIPNETLRIGHPLKALLREVLPVARGDYQLILDRASGDFVKRLVEVEIPEVFEGLVEIKKIVRIAGYKTKAIVASTSKEIDPVGTCVGVGGARIKPILRELGSEKIDLIEWTENGEDLVRDSLKPAEIDKVEIVDDRKVIVWLAQDQRSYAIGKMGQNILLASRLVGLDIQLQDVSPSGSSSDFFSDDVMSLEDDSADDISSHDNE; encoded by the coding sequence GTGAATCTTGCGGATGTAATAGAAGGTCTTGTTGAAGAACGAGGTCTTGAAAGAGAAAAAGTTGTTTCGATTGTTTGTGATGGCATTCGTACGGCTTACGAAAAGAAATTTCCTTACATTGACTTTGTTATTACATTCAATGCAAAATCAGGCAACATTGAAGTCTTTGCAAATAAAGAAGTTGTATCATCGGTTTACGATGACGATGTTCAGGTTTCATTGCGTAAAGCTCGCACACTTGAATCAAACATCGAAGCAGGGCAATTTATCAACGTACCCTTTGAGGAACCTGTTGGTCGTATAGAAATTTTGACAGCCAAGCAAGTTATTGCGGGTAAGATTCGAGAGCTTGAACAATTGGTTATCTTTAACGCATTCAAAGATCGTAAAGATTCTATTATCAGCGGTATTGTTCACAAGCGTGAACGTAATGGCTTTGTGGTCAAAGTTGGCGATGTTATGGCACTTCTTCCAAAAGAAGGCATGATCCCCAACGAAACTCTTCGCATAGGCCATCCACTTAAAGCATTACTTCGCGAAGTTCTTCCTGTTGCCCGTGGTGATTACCAACTTATTCTTGATCGCGCTTCAGGTGATTTTGTTAAACGCCTGGTCGAAGTTGAAATACCAGAAGTTTTTGAGGGCTTGGTTGAAATTAAAAAAATTGTGCGTATTGCAGGGTACAAGACAAAGGCTATTGTTGCTTCCACGAGCAAGGAGATTGATCCTGTAGGGACTTGTGTTGGTGTTGGAGGTGCTCGTATTAAGCCTATCTTGCGTGAACTCGGCTCAGAAAAGATCGATTTGATCGAGTGGACTGAGAACGGAGAAGATTTGGTACGTGATAGTCTTAAGCCTGCAGAAATTGACAAGGTTGAAATTGTTGATGACAGAAAAGTCATTGTTTGGCTTGCACAAGACCAGCGATCTTATGCTATCGGTAAAATGGGACAGAACATTCTGCTAGCATCGCGCCTTGTGGGTCTTGATATACAGCTGCAAGATGTTTCTCCGAGCGGTTCATCATCAGATTTTTTCTCTGATGATGTTATGAGCCTGGAAGATGATTCTGCAGATGATATCTCCTCACATGACAATGAATGA
- a CDS encoding C40 family peptidase gives MKLSLRFIFFTWFLFGVGGVMGLEDKELEVQRLGVIAVPCVDLVATQVKFTLEEEPVVQLAATCIPELFGEQQAYRRTQLLFNEPVIILEEKNGWYRVRAIEQSVIDDQGLRGCHGWIKSKNVRIINKPIVDLNLVVVSKQANVYEKPLTDSGGDVLPACMSFSCGTKLRGVVHNLAWCKVQFPDDNHGFVAARDLVSQDELKLISIDGLREMIVGQALQFAHIPYVWGGRSGEGIDCSALIQLAYVSCGITTPRYAHGQWKACKPRELAQLKQGDLIFLGTLRDDQLVMIHVMLYIGNGMLIEAHGFLGKVRMVSVHERLGKSLHELKNGDAVLLRRFVYGGSFIE, from the coding sequence ATGAAGTTATCATTGAGATTTATTTTTTTTACCTGGTTTCTTTTTGGAGTTGGAGGAGTTATGGGCTTGGAAGATAAAGAGTTAGAAGTTCAAAGACTTGGAGTTATTGCTGTTCCCTGTGTAGATCTTGTTGCAACTCAAGTAAAATTTACCCTTGAAGAAGAGCCTGTTGTTCAGTTGGCAGCCACATGTATACCTGAGCTTTTTGGTGAGCAACAAGCTTATCGGCGAACTCAATTATTATTCAATGAACCAGTGATAATTTTGGAAGAAAAAAATGGATGGTATCGAGTTCGAGCAATAGAGCAGTCAGTTATTGATGATCAAGGTCTTCGCGGGTGTCATGGTTGGATAAAATCGAAGAATGTACGCATTATAAATAAGCCGATTGTGGATTTGAATCTTGTGGTCGTTTCAAAACAGGCAAACGTTTATGAAAAACCTTTAACAGATTCAGGTGGTGATGTATTGCCAGCTTGTATGAGTTTTTCGTGCGGCACAAAGCTTAGAGGTGTTGTTCATAATTTGGCATGGTGCAAAGTACAGTTTCCTGATGATAACCATGGATTTGTAGCTGCACGTGATCTGGTATCCCAAGACGAACTTAAGTTAATAAGTATTGACGGGTTAAGAGAAATGATTGTGGGGCAAGCTTTGCAATTTGCGCACATTCCTTACGTTTGGGGAGGGCGTAGTGGAGAAGGTATTGATTGTTCCGCGCTTATTCAGCTTGCTTATGTATCCTGCGGCATAACAACTCCTCGTTATGCTCATGGACAATGGAAAGCATGTAAGCCTCGTGAGCTTGCCCAATTAAAGCAAGGAGATCTTATTTTTTTAGGAACGCTTCGAGATGATCAGCTTGTTATGATTCATGTGATGTTATATATCGGTAACGGAATGTTAATAGAAGCTCACGGTTTTTTAGGTAAAGTACGCATGGTAAGCGTCCATGAGCGACTTGGTAAATCATTGCATGAGTTAAAAAATGGTGACGCTGTGCTGCTGCGCAGATTTGTCTACGGGGGTAGCTTTATAGAATAA